A genomic region of Venturia canescens isolate UGA chromosome 9, ASM1945775v1, whole genome shotgun sequence contains the following coding sequences:
- the p120ctn gene encoding catenin delta-2 isoform X7 — MSNNQLVDSCLLVNRRIEQRQEHNITRTEITQRRVLQETDSDMPQYTGQSETDYNGSNGQTDTHSLHSSHLSMQEDPLLIRTHKQQTSQQVTTVTKVVREVSHMEPDTGAVSYMSMPLMPQEYQHGDSRYPADPYMVSFDHYDSSLGYSAQPGYPGTHGMYMPQSHSPHSPHSPSDHSRASPPLEYMRKGAPYSEGAYNDVDPTLNPALQDHYRITPSPGGAGEQYDRVSNSWNMDDSGEPSQHPNDEGKLPYGWVWPVGYGPPGTVGPVSLSGEVTAYDEGHPASMTGAIPVEVFEEEVHLQRLHPRHQVPGMGSPLEDDQKSMRWRDPNLSEVIGFLSNPNNVIKANAAAYLQHLCYMDDPNKQKTRSMGGIPPLVALLDHDSPDVYRNACGALRNLSYGRQNDENKRAIKSAGGVPALINLLRKTSDADIKELVTGVLWNLSSCEDLKRSIIDDGVTMVVNNIIIPHSGWDPSSSNGETCWSTVFRNASGVLRNVSSAGEYARKKLRECDGLVDALLYVVRSAIEKSNIGNKIVENCVCILRNLSYRCQEVEDPNYDKHPIQSTVQTRMTAPVKGENLGCFGGSKKKKEGQQTQKETTTSRTTSPRTEPIKGMELLWQPDVVQSYLSLLQTCSNPETLEAAAGALQNLAACYWQPSIEIRAAVRKEKGLPILVELLRMEVDRVVCAVATALRNLAIDQRNKELIGKYAMRDLIQKLPSGNNQHDQGTSDDTIAAVLATLNEVIKKNAEFSRSLLDAGGVERLMNITKQRQKYTPRVLKFAGQVLFTMWQHQELRDVYKKHGWKEQDFVTKTLAARNSGPNSPNNANSYDCSTLNRPMASQGSTRYEDRTIQRTNMNSNNVGRPAIYQSQNEDLAISDAQYQKPGYHGPPPGGVCVFPINPIHGDGK; from the exons ATGTCAAACAATCAGCTAGTGGATTCTTGCCT GCTGGTGAATCGGAGGATAGAGCAGAGGCAAGAGCACAACATAACACGTACTGAAATAACACAGAG ACGTGTTCTTCAGGAGACAGATTCCGACATGCCCCAGTATAC TGGACAGAGTGAAACGGATTACAATGGCAGCAACGGTCAAACGGACACGCATTCATTGCATTCATCCCACTTATCGATGCAGGAGGATCCCTTGCTTATTCGCACACACAAACAACAGACATCGCAACAA GTTACGACCGTGACAAAAGTGGTTCGGGAAGTATCGCACATGGAACCGGACACCGGAGCCGTCAGTTACATGTCAATGCCATTGATGCCACAAGAATATCAGCACGGTGATTCCCGATACCCAGCTGACCCGTACATGGTCAGTTTTGATCATTATGACTCCTCCTTGGGTTATTCGGCTCAACCGGGTTATCCTGGTACACACGGCATGTACATGCCGCAATCACATTCTCCTCACAGCCCACATAGTCCATCGGACCACAGTCGAGCTTCACCACCGCTCG aataCATGAGAAAAGGAGCCCCTTATTCCGAAGGAGCTTATAACGACGTGGATCCAACGCTGAATCCAGCCTTGCAAGATCATTACCGTATTACACCGAGTCCCGGAGGTGCCGGAGAACAATACG ATCGCGTGAGTAATTCGTGGAACATGGACGACTCGGGGGAACCGTCACAGCATCCTAACG ACGAAGGGAAACTTCCATACGGTTGGGTTTGGCCCGTTGGTTACGGGCCGCCCGGAACGGTCGGGCCGGTCTCGTTATCCGGTGAGGTTACCGCATACGACGAAGGTCATCCAGCATCGATGACCGGAGCTATACCAGTGGAGGTATTCGAAGAGGAAGTTCACCTTCAACGACTCCATCCCCGTCATCAAGTTCCTGGGATGGGTAGCCCGCTGGAGGACGACCAAAAATCCATGCGATGGAGAGACCCGAATCTTTCCGAAGTCATTGGCTTCCTCAGCAACCCTAATAACGTTATAAAAGCAAATGCCGCTGCGTATCTTCAGCATCTCTGTTACATGGACGATCCGAACAAACAGAAAACACGAAGTATGGGCGGAATTCCACCGTTGGTCGCTTTACTCGACCACGATAGTCCCGACGTTTACAGAAATGCGTGTGGTGCCCTTCGGAATCTTTCTTACGGCCGGCAAAACGACGAAAACAAACGCGCCATCAAAAGTGCCGGCGGTGTTCCTGCACTTATTAATCTGTTGCGTAAAACCTCCGATGCCGATATCAAAGAATTGGTCACTGGCGTATTGTGGAATCTCTCATCTTGCGAA GATTTAAAAAGGTCTATAATAGACGATGGTGTTACGATGGTCgtcaataatataataattccacaCAGTGGATGGGATCCAAGTTCTTCGAATGGTGAAACATGCTGGTCGACTGTATTCAGAAATGCATCCGGCGTACTTAGGAACGTATCGAGCGCGGGTGAAtacgcgagaaaaaaattacgggAATGCGACGGTCTCGTCGACGCACTTTTATATGTAGTACGTTCGgccatcgaaaaatcaaatatcgGCAACAAAATCGTCGAGAACTGCGTTTGCATTCTACGAAACTTGAGCTATCGATGTCAAGAAGTCGAAGATCCGAACTATGACAAGCATCCTATACAATCCACCGTACAGACAAGAATGACAGCTCCTGTCAAAG gcgaaaatttgggcTGTTTCGGTGgtagcaaaaagaaaaaagagggccAACAAACACAGAAAGAAACGACAACTTCGAGAACAACGAGTCCAAGAACTGAGCCTATAAAAGGAATGGAACTTTTATGGCAGCCGGATGTGGTGCAGTCGTATTTGAGCCTCTTGCAGACTTGCTCCAACCCTGAAACTCTCGAGGCAGCTGCAGGAGCTTTGCAAAATCTTGCCGCTTGTTATTGGCAACCGAGTATCGAAATTCGAGCTGCAGTGCGAAAAGAAAAAGGCTTACCAATCTTAGTTGAACTTTTGAGAATGGAG GTCGATCGAGTGGTGTGTGCGGTAGCAACGGCACTTCGAAATCTTGCAATAGATCAACGAAACAAGGAGCTTATAGGAAAATACGCAATGAGGGATCTCATTCAGAAATTACCCTCTGGCAATAATCAGCACGATCAAGGAACGAGCGACGATACAATCGCCGCGGTACTCGCGACTTTAAACGAGGTCATTAAGAAAAATGCGGAATTCTCCCGATCGTTACTGGATGCGGGTGGGGTCGAAAGGTTAATGAACATCACGAAGCAACGACAAAAATATACTCCAAGAGTTCTCAAATTCGCCG GACAAGTATTATTCACAATGTGGCAACATCAAGAACTCCGAGACGTTTACAAAAAGCATGGTTGGAAGGAACAAGATTTCGTGACAAAAACACTGGCCGCTCGAAATTCTGGCCCGAATTCGCCTAACAATGCTAACAG TTATGATTGCAGCACTCTTAATCGACCTATGGCCAGTCAAGGGAGTACACGATACGAGGACCGGACGATTCAGAGGACGAATATGAATTCGAATAACGTTGGTCGGCCTGCAATATATCAATCG CAAAATGAAGATCTCGCAATATCGGATGCGCAGTACCAAAAGCCAGGATATCACGGACCGCCTCCCGGAGGCGTTTGTGTGTTTCCCATCAACCCT ATACATGGCGATGGAAAATAG
- the p120ctn gene encoding catenin delta-2 isoform X1: protein MSNNQLVDSCLLVNRRIEQRQEHNITRTEITQRRVLQETDSDMPQYTGQSETDYNGSNGQTDTHSLHSSHLSMQEDPLLIRTHKQQTSQQVTTVTKVVREVSHMEPDTGAVSYMSMPLMPQEYQHGDSRYPADPYMVSFDHYDSSLGYSAQPGYPGTHGMYMPQSHSPHSPHSPSDHSRASPPLEYMRKGAPYSEGAYNDVDPTLNPALQDHYRITPSPGGAGEQYDRVSNSWNMDDSGEPSQHPNDEGKLPYGWVWPVGYGPPGTVGPVSLSGEVTAYDEGHPASMTGAIPVEVFEEEVHLQRLHPRHQVPGMGSPLEDDQKSMRWRDPNLSEVIGFLSNPNNVIKANAAAYLQHLCYMDDPNKQKTRSMGGIPPLVALLDHDSPDVYRNACGALRNLSYGRQNDENKRAIKSAGGVPALINLLRKTSDADIKELVTGVLWNLSSCEDLKRSIIDDGVTMVVNNIIIPHSGWDPSSSNGETCWSTVFRNASGVLRNVSSAGEYARKKLRECDGLVDALLYVVRSAIEKSNIGNKIVENCVCILRNLSYRCQEVEDPNYDKHPIQSTVQTRMTAPVKGENLGCFGGSKKKKEGQQTQKETTTSRTTSPRTEPIKGMELLWQPDVVQSYLSLLQTCSNPETLEAAAGALQNLAACYWQPSIEIRAAVRKEKGLPILVELLRMEVDRVVCAVATALRNLAIDQRNKELIGKYAMRDLIQKLPSGNNQHDQGTSDDTIAAVLATLNEVIKKNAEFSRSLLDAGGVERLMNITKQRQKYTPRVLKFAGQVLFTMWQHQELRDVYKKHGWKEQDFVTKTLAARNSGPNSPNNANSYDCSTLNRPMASQGSTRYEDRTIQRTNMNSNNVGRPAIYQSQNEDLAISDAQYQKPGYHGPPPGGVCVFPINPQPRPGEPLYAQVNMEKKKKRQYELGINQSQSPVGQQQSGMGEIGNVIIGSQWPDDNASMREHSIATVNVPTSSTTAGDSWV from the exons ATGTCAAACAATCAGCTAGTGGATTCTTGCCT GCTGGTGAATCGGAGGATAGAGCAGAGGCAAGAGCACAACATAACACGTACTGAAATAACACAGAG ACGTGTTCTTCAGGAGACAGATTCCGACATGCCCCAGTATAC TGGACAGAGTGAAACGGATTACAATGGCAGCAACGGTCAAACGGACACGCATTCATTGCATTCATCCCACTTATCGATGCAGGAGGATCCCTTGCTTATTCGCACACACAAACAACAGACATCGCAACAA GTTACGACCGTGACAAAAGTGGTTCGGGAAGTATCGCACATGGAACCGGACACCGGAGCCGTCAGTTACATGTCAATGCCATTGATGCCACAAGAATATCAGCACGGTGATTCCCGATACCCAGCTGACCCGTACATGGTCAGTTTTGATCATTATGACTCCTCCTTGGGTTATTCGGCTCAACCGGGTTATCCTGGTACACACGGCATGTACATGCCGCAATCACATTCTCCTCACAGCCCACATAGTCCATCGGACCACAGTCGAGCTTCACCACCGCTCG aataCATGAGAAAAGGAGCCCCTTATTCCGAAGGAGCTTATAACGACGTGGATCCAACGCTGAATCCAGCCTTGCAAGATCATTACCGTATTACACCGAGTCCCGGAGGTGCCGGAGAACAATACG ATCGCGTGAGTAATTCGTGGAACATGGACGACTCGGGGGAACCGTCACAGCATCCTAACG ACGAAGGGAAACTTCCATACGGTTGGGTTTGGCCCGTTGGTTACGGGCCGCCCGGAACGGTCGGGCCGGTCTCGTTATCCGGTGAGGTTACCGCATACGACGAAGGTCATCCAGCATCGATGACCGGAGCTATACCAGTGGAGGTATTCGAAGAGGAAGTTCACCTTCAACGACTCCATCCCCGTCATCAAGTTCCTGGGATGGGTAGCCCGCTGGAGGACGACCAAAAATCCATGCGATGGAGAGACCCGAATCTTTCCGAAGTCATTGGCTTCCTCAGCAACCCTAATAACGTTATAAAAGCAAATGCCGCTGCGTATCTTCAGCATCTCTGTTACATGGACGATCCGAACAAACAGAAAACACGAAGTATGGGCGGAATTCCACCGTTGGTCGCTTTACTCGACCACGATAGTCCCGACGTTTACAGAAATGCGTGTGGTGCCCTTCGGAATCTTTCTTACGGCCGGCAAAACGACGAAAACAAACGCGCCATCAAAAGTGCCGGCGGTGTTCCTGCACTTATTAATCTGTTGCGTAAAACCTCCGATGCCGATATCAAAGAATTGGTCACTGGCGTATTGTGGAATCTCTCATCTTGCGAA GATTTAAAAAGGTCTATAATAGACGATGGTGTTACGATGGTCgtcaataatataataattccacaCAGTGGATGGGATCCAAGTTCTTCGAATGGTGAAACATGCTGGTCGACTGTATTCAGAAATGCATCCGGCGTACTTAGGAACGTATCGAGCGCGGGTGAAtacgcgagaaaaaaattacgggAATGCGACGGTCTCGTCGACGCACTTTTATATGTAGTACGTTCGgccatcgaaaaatcaaatatcgGCAACAAAATCGTCGAGAACTGCGTTTGCATTCTACGAAACTTGAGCTATCGATGTCAAGAAGTCGAAGATCCGAACTATGACAAGCATCCTATACAATCCACCGTACAGACAAGAATGACAGCTCCTGTCAAAG gcgaaaatttgggcTGTTTCGGTGgtagcaaaaagaaaaaagagggccAACAAACACAGAAAGAAACGACAACTTCGAGAACAACGAGTCCAAGAACTGAGCCTATAAAAGGAATGGAACTTTTATGGCAGCCGGATGTGGTGCAGTCGTATTTGAGCCTCTTGCAGACTTGCTCCAACCCTGAAACTCTCGAGGCAGCTGCAGGAGCTTTGCAAAATCTTGCCGCTTGTTATTGGCAACCGAGTATCGAAATTCGAGCTGCAGTGCGAAAAGAAAAAGGCTTACCAATCTTAGTTGAACTTTTGAGAATGGAG GTCGATCGAGTGGTGTGTGCGGTAGCAACGGCACTTCGAAATCTTGCAATAGATCAACGAAACAAGGAGCTTATAGGAAAATACGCAATGAGGGATCTCATTCAGAAATTACCCTCTGGCAATAATCAGCACGATCAAGGAACGAGCGACGATACAATCGCCGCGGTACTCGCGACTTTAAACGAGGTCATTAAGAAAAATGCGGAATTCTCCCGATCGTTACTGGATGCGGGTGGGGTCGAAAGGTTAATGAACATCACGAAGCAACGACAAAAATATACTCCAAGAGTTCTCAAATTCGCCG GACAAGTATTATTCACAATGTGGCAACATCAAGAACTCCGAGACGTTTACAAAAAGCATGGTTGGAAGGAACAAGATTTCGTGACAAAAACACTGGCCGCTCGAAATTCTGGCCCGAATTCGCCTAACAATGCTAACAG TTATGATTGCAGCACTCTTAATCGACCTATGGCCAGTCAAGGGAGTACACGATACGAGGACCGGACGATTCAGAGGACGAATATGAATTCGAATAACGTTGGTCGGCCTGCAATATATCAATCG CAAAATGAAGATCTCGCAATATCGGATGCGCAGTACCAAAAGCCAGGATATCACGGACCGCCTCCCGGAGGCGTTTGTGTGTTTCCCATCAACCCT CAACCAAGGCCCGGAGAGCCATTGTATGCTCAAGTAAACatggagaagaagaagaagagacaATACGAGCTGGGAATAAACCAAAGTCAAAGTCCGGTCGGACAACAACAAAGCGGAATGGGTGAAATTGGTAACGTAATTATTGGATCGCAGTGGCCCGACGACAACGCCAGTATGCGGGAACACTCAATAGCCACTGTAAATGTGCCTACGAGCTCAACCACTGCCGGTGATTCATGGGTATAA
- the p120ctn gene encoding catenin delta-2 isoform X8 produces the protein MSNNQLVDSCLLVNRRIEQRQEHNITRTEITQRRVLQETDSDMPQYTGQSETDYNGSNGQTDTHSLHSSHLSMQEDPLLIRTHKQQTSQQVTTVTKVVREVSHMEPDTGAVSYMSMPLMPQEYQHGDSRYPADPYMVSFDHYDSSLGYSAQPGYPGTHGMYMPQSHSPHSPHSPSDHSRASPPLEYMRKGAPYSEGAYNDVDPTLNPALQDHYRITPSPGGAGEQYDRVSNSWNMDDSGEPSQHPNDEGKLPYGWVWPVGYGPPGTVGPVSLSGEVTAYDEGHPASMTGAIPVEVFEEEVHLQRLHPRHQVPGMGSPLEDDQKSMRWRDPNLSEVIGFLSNPNNVIKANAAAYLQHLCYMDDPNKQKTRSMGGIPPLVALLDHDSPDVYRNACGALRNLSYGRQNDENKRAIKSAGGVPALINLLRKTSDADIKELVTGVLWNLSSCEDLKRSIIDDGVTMVVNNIIIPHSGWDPSSSNGETCWSTVFRNASGVLRNVSSAGEYARKKLRECDGLVDALLYVVRSAIEKSNIGNKIVENCVCILRNLSYRCQEVEDPNYDKHPIQSTVQTRMTAPVKGENLGCFGGSKKKKEGQQTQKETTTSRTTSPRTEPIKGMELLWQPDVVQSYLSLLQTCSNPETLEAAAGALQNLAACYWQPSIEIRAAVRKEKGLPILVELLRMEVDRVVCAVATALRNLAIDQRNKELIGKYAMRDLIQKLPSGNNQHDQGTSDDTIAAVLATLNEVIKKNAEFSRSLLDAGGVERLMNITKQRQKYTPRVLKFAGQVLFTMWQHQELRDVYKKHGWKEQDFVTKTLAARNSGPNSPNNANSYDCSTLNRPMASQGSTRYEDRTIQRTNMNSNNVGRPAIYQSIHGDGK, from the exons ATGTCAAACAATCAGCTAGTGGATTCTTGCCT GCTGGTGAATCGGAGGATAGAGCAGAGGCAAGAGCACAACATAACACGTACTGAAATAACACAGAG ACGTGTTCTTCAGGAGACAGATTCCGACATGCCCCAGTATAC TGGACAGAGTGAAACGGATTACAATGGCAGCAACGGTCAAACGGACACGCATTCATTGCATTCATCCCACTTATCGATGCAGGAGGATCCCTTGCTTATTCGCACACACAAACAACAGACATCGCAACAA GTTACGACCGTGACAAAAGTGGTTCGGGAAGTATCGCACATGGAACCGGACACCGGAGCCGTCAGTTACATGTCAATGCCATTGATGCCACAAGAATATCAGCACGGTGATTCCCGATACCCAGCTGACCCGTACATGGTCAGTTTTGATCATTATGACTCCTCCTTGGGTTATTCGGCTCAACCGGGTTATCCTGGTACACACGGCATGTACATGCCGCAATCACATTCTCCTCACAGCCCACATAGTCCATCGGACCACAGTCGAGCTTCACCACCGCTCG aataCATGAGAAAAGGAGCCCCTTATTCCGAAGGAGCTTATAACGACGTGGATCCAACGCTGAATCCAGCCTTGCAAGATCATTACCGTATTACACCGAGTCCCGGAGGTGCCGGAGAACAATACG ATCGCGTGAGTAATTCGTGGAACATGGACGACTCGGGGGAACCGTCACAGCATCCTAACG ACGAAGGGAAACTTCCATACGGTTGGGTTTGGCCCGTTGGTTACGGGCCGCCCGGAACGGTCGGGCCGGTCTCGTTATCCGGTGAGGTTACCGCATACGACGAAGGTCATCCAGCATCGATGACCGGAGCTATACCAGTGGAGGTATTCGAAGAGGAAGTTCACCTTCAACGACTCCATCCCCGTCATCAAGTTCCTGGGATGGGTAGCCCGCTGGAGGACGACCAAAAATCCATGCGATGGAGAGACCCGAATCTTTCCGAAGTCATTGGCTTCCTCAGCAACCCTAATAACGTTATAAAAGCAAATGCCGCTGCGTATCTTCAGCATCTCTGTTACATGGACGATCCGAACAAACAGAAAACACGAAGTATGGGCGGAATTCCACCGTTGGTCGCTTTACTCGACCACGATAGTCCCGACGTTTACAGAAATGCGTGTGGTGCCCTTCGGAATCTTTCTTACGGCCGGCAAAACGACGAAAACAAACGCGCCATCAAAAGTGCCGGCGGTGTTCCTGCACTTATTAATCTGTTGCGTAAAACCTCCGATGCCGATATCAAAGAATTGGTCACTGGCGTATTGTGGAATCTCTCATCTTGCGAA GATTTAAAAAGGTCTATAATAGACGATGGTGTTACGATGGTCgtcaataatataataattccacaCAGTGGATGGGATCCAAGTTCTTCGAATGGTGAAACATGCTGGTCGACTGTATTCAGAAATGCATCCGGCGTACTTAGGAACGTATCGAGCGCGGGTGAAtacgcgagaaaaaaattacgggAATGCGACGGTCTCGTCGACGCACTTTTATATGTAGTACGTTCGgccatcgaaaaatcaaatatcgGCAACAAAATCGTCGAGAACTGCGTTTGCATTCTACGAAACTTGAGCTATCGATGTCAAGAAGTCGAAGATCCGAACTATGACAAGCATCCTATACAATCCACCGTACAGACAAGAATGACAGCTCCTGTCAAAG gcgaaaatttgggcTGTTTCGGTGgtagcaaaaagaaaaaagagggccAACAAACACAGAAAGAAACGACAACTTCGAGAACAACGAGTCCAAGAACTGAGCCTATAAAAGGAATGGAACTTTTATGGCAGCCGGATGTGGTGCAGTCGTATTTGAGCCTCTTGCAGACTTGCTCCAACCCTGAAACTCTCGAGGCAGCTGCAGGAGCTTTGCAAAATCTTGCCGCTTGTTATTGGCAACCGAGTATCGAAATTCGAGCTGCAGTGCGAAAAGAAAAAGGCTTACCAATCTTAGTTGAACTTTTGAGAATGGAG GTCGATCGAGTGGTGTGTGCGGTAGCAACGGCACTTCGAAATCTTGCAATAGATCAACGAAACAAGGAGCTTATAGGAAAATACGCAATGAGGGATCTCATTCAGAAATTACCCTCTGGCAATAATCAGCACGATCAAGGAACGAGCGACGATACAATCGCCGCGGTACTCGCGACTTTAAACGAGGTCATTAAGAAAAATGCGGAATTCTCCCGATCGTTACTGGATGCGGGTGGGGTCGAAAGGTTAATGAACATCACGAAGCAACGACAAAAATATACTCCAAGAGTTCTCAAATTCGCCG GACAAGTATTATTCACAATGTGGCAACATCAAGAACTCCGAGACGTTTACAAAAAGCATGGTTGGAAGGAACAAGATTTCGTGACAAAAACACTGGCCGCTCGAAATTCTGGCCCGAATTCGCCTAACAATGCTAACAG TTATGATTGCAGCACTCTTAATCGACCTATGGCCAGTCAAGGGAGTACACGATACGAGGACCGGACGATTCAGAGGACGAATATGAATTCGAATAACGTTGGTCGGCCTGCAATATATCAATCG ATACATGGCGATGGAAAATAG